Proteins encoded by one window of Channa argus isolate prfri chromosome 1, Channa argus male v1.0, whole genome shotgun sequence:
- the evx1 gene encoding homeobox even-skipped homolog protein 1: protein MESREEMVMLAEAGQIGKSGANLSEGIGSPVREPQGKQVQKSCLSPGAAPYSRERTEMDVEESARRNICADTRQVGTSSSGERRRTDFPHKDGSSSDTESDFYEEIDVSCTPESLDYPTVKGRNGDSPDHPSDTGVDPGKNIPGQGSLSYSADQIRRYRTAFTREQIARLEKEFYRENYVSRPRRCELAAALNLPETTIKVWFQNRRMKDKRQRLAMTWPHPADPAFYTYMMSHAAATGNLPYPFPSHLPLPYYSHLGVGAGSAPAATPFSTPLRSLDSFRMLSHPYQRPELLCAFRHPSLYPSPTHGLGPGGSPCSCLVCHSSQSNGISTRPTGSDFACSQTSRTDAFVTFTPSVLSKSSSVTLDQREEVPLTR, encoded by the exons ATGGAAAGCAGAGAGGAGATGGTGATGCTGGCGGAGGCAGGTCAGATTGGCAAGAGTGGCGCTAATTTGTCGGAAGGTATCGGGAGCCCTGTGCGAGAACCGCAGGGGAAACAGGTCCAAAAGAGCTGTTTGAGCCCCGGCGCTGCGCCCTACTCACGCGAAAGGACGGAGATGGACGTGGAAGAAAGCGCACGAAGGAATATATGCGCAGATACGAGGCAGGTTGGCACGTCCTCCTCCGGAGAGAGACGCCGTACTGATTTTCCCCACAAAGACGGCAGCAGCTCAGACACCGAATCTGATTTCTACGAGGAAATTGATGTCAGCTGTACGCCCGAAAGCCTGGACTACCCAACAGTTAAAG GTCGAAATGGAGATTCTCCGGATCACCCGAGTGATACTGGTGTTGACCCGGGTAAAAATATCCCGGGTCAAGGCTCTCTTTCCTACTCAGCTGACCAGATTCGCCGGTACCGGACTGCGTTTACGCGGGAGCAGATCGCACGGCTGGAGAAGGAATTTTACCGGGAGAATTATGTGTCCAGGCCGCGGAGATGCGAATTGGCGGCGGCCTTAAATCTACCTGAAACCACCATCAAG GTGTGGTTTCAGAACCGCAGGATGAAAGACAAACGCCAGCGTCTGGCCATGACGTGGCCTCACCCCGCCGACCCGGCCTTCTACACGTACATGATGAGCCACGCGGCGGCCACGGGAAACCTGCCCTACCCCTTCCCATCCCACCTGCCGCTGCCTTACTACTCCCACCTGGGTGTTGGGGCTGGCTCGGCTCCAGCAGCCACCCCTTTTTCAACTCCCCTGCGCTCTCTCGACAGTTTCCGGATGCTGTCCCACCCCTACCAGAGACCGGAGCTCCTGTGCGCGTTCAGGCACCCTTCACTATACCCGAGTCCCACTCATGGCCTCGGTCCCGGAGGAAGTCCCTGCTCATGCCTGGTTTGTCACTCCAGTCAATCCAACGGTATCTCAACCAGGCCCACCGGCTCGGACTTCGCTTGCTCTCAGACTAGCAGGACTGACGCTTTTGTCACTTTCACGCCCTCAGTGCTCAGCAAATCATCATCTGTGACATTAGACCAGAGGGAAGAAGTGCCTCTTACCAGATAG